A genomic stretch from Salarias fasciatus chromosome 10, fSalaFa1.1, whole genome shotgun sequence includes:
- the LOC115395423 gene encoding short transient receptor potential channel 3-like, producing MNHRPLAAHRNSRSAGYNDSPRARSRDNLLVCDDFGEEYCCPGRCLGHSSSERQLMARLSAVKRRQALRGPAYMFSAPSVSLTEVEQRFLEAAEYGNIPEVRRMLLHVPSLNVNAVDYMGQNALQLAVANEHLEVTELLLGRADLARVGDALLLAISKGYVRITEALLGHPSFRDARRLTASPAQADMLDDFYAYDEDGTRFSHDVTPVILAAHCQEYEIVYTLLSKGARIDPPHDYFCGCDSCNYQQQFDSFSHSRSRINAYRGLASPAYLSLSNEDPVLAALELSNELAMLANIEKEFKNDYCRLSSQCKDYVVGLLDLCRSTEEVEAILSGETDSEDSYDMPGRPSLTRLKLAIKYELKKFVAHPNCQQQLLSIWYENLPGLRQQTTAIKLLVVLAVAIGLPGLAVAYWVAPCSRVGSVMRSPFMKFVAHASSFTIFLGLLILNAADRFAGTTLLPNMTHHQHPEGSPLNPDPLLLYRMTTTPFTWMEILIISWVMGMIWAEVKEIWSQGPGEYLVEPWNFLDFGMLAIFLASFSCRFSALRHADLAQTYVHAHYTTLINITLPPEIEYFTLARIDWLPSDPQLVSEGLYAVAVVLSFSRIAYILPANESFGPLQISLGRTVKDIFKFMVIFILVFLAFMIGMFNLYSYYLGAKQNDAFTTLEESFKTLFWAIFGLSEVRSVVINNGHKFIENIGYVLYGVYNVTMVIVLLNMLIAMINSSFQEIEDDADVEWKFARAKLWFSYFEEGRTLPVPFNLVPSPKSMLGLVTAIKSLLLQFAERHIVEKTETQLNQLGESKNSGYGASTSPTRYQKIMKRLIKRYIIKAQADRESDEITEGELKEIKQDISSLRYELLEEKAQNMETLDGLLRRLGEISTPAP from the exons ATGAACCACAGACCGCTGGCGGCCCACAGAAACAGCCGGTCTGCCGGGTACAACGACAGCCCCAGAGCCAGGAGCCGCGACAACCTGCTGGTGTGTGATGACTTCGGGGAGGAGTACTGCTGCCCTGGACGATGCCTCGG ccacagcagctctgagagGCAGCTCATGGCTCGTCTCAGCGCTGTTAAGAGACGCCAGGCTCTGCGCGGCCCTGCCTACATGTTCTCGGCTCCCTCCGTCAGCCTGACAGAGGTTGAGCAGCGCTTCCTGGAAGCAGCAGAGTACGGCAACATACCAGAGGTGCGTCGCATGCTGCTCCATGTGCCCAGCTTGAACGTCAATGCTGTTGACTACATGGGCCAAAATGCACTGCAGCTGGCCGTGGCCAACGAGCATCTGGAGGtgacggagctgctgctggggagggCCGATTTGGCCAGAGTGGGTGATGCTCTCCTCTTAGCCATAA GTAAAGGTTATGTCCGTATCACGGAGGCCCTGCTCGGACATCCCTCTTTTAGAGACGCCAGGCGCCTGACGGCGAGTCCCGCTCAAGCGGACATGCTGGACGACTTCTACGCTTATGATGAAGATGGAACGAG GTTTTCTCATGACGTGACCCCAGTGATACTTGCGGCGCACTGCCAGGAGTACGAGATCGTTTACACCCTGCTGAGTAAAGGGGCTCGCATCGATCCTCCTCACGATTACTTCTGTGGCTGCGATTCCTGCAACTAccagcagcagtttgattcCTTCAGCCACTCCCGATCGCGGATCAACGCCTACAGAGGCCTCGCCAGCCCGGCCTACCTGTCCCTGTCCAATGAGGATCCGGTACTGGCGGCCTTGGAGCTCAGCAACGAACTGGCCATGCTGGCTAATATCGAGAAAGAATTCAAG AACGACTACTGCCGCCTGTCCAGCCAATGTAAGGACTACGTGGTGGGCCTGCTGGACCTCTGTCGCAGCACAGAGGAAGTGGAGGCCATACTGAGTGGAGAAACTGACTCTGAGGACAGCTACGACATGCCGGGCCGGCCTTCCCTCACACGACTCAAACTGGCCATCAAATACGAACTGAAAAAG TTTGTCGCTCATCCGAactgccagcagcagctgctgagtaTTTGGTACGAGAACCTGCCCGGCCTGAGGCAACAAACCACCGCCATCAAACTGCTGGTGGTCCTCGCCGTGGCCATCGGACTGCCGGGCCTGGCCGTGGCGTACTGGGTTGCTCCGTGTAGCAGA GTGGGGAGTGTCATGCGCAGCCCCTTCATGAAGTTTGTGGCCCACGCCTCGTCCTTCACAATCTTCCTGGGTCTTCTCATCCTGAATGCTGCCGACCGCTTTGCCGGCACCACCCTTTTGCCAAACATGACCCACCATCAGCATCCGGAGGGCTCGCCCCTCAACCCCGACCCCCTGCTGCTCTACCGAATGACCACGACGCCCTTCACCTGGATGGAGATCCTCATCATTTCGTGGGTCATGG GTATGATCTGGGCTGAGGTGAAGGAGATCTGGAGTCAGGGACCGGGGGAGTATCTGGTGGAGCCGTGGAACTTCCTGGATTTTGGGATGCTGGCGATCTTTCTGGCCTCTTTCAGCTGTCGCTTCTCCGCTCTGAGACACGCCGACTTGGCCCAGACCTACGTACACGCTCACTACACCACGCTGATTAACATCACCCTGCCGCCCGAGATAGAGTACTTTACTCTGG ctcgtATCGACTGGCTGCCGTCGGATCCTCAGCTGGTGTCAGAGGGCCTGTACGCCGTGGCCGTGGTGCTCAGCTTCTCTCGGATCGCTTACATCCTCCCGGCCAACGAGAGCTTCGGCCCTCTGCAGATCTCTTTAGGACGGACCGTCAAAGACATCTTCAAGTTCATGGtcatcttcatcctggtcttTCTGGCGTTCATGATTGGCATGTTCAACCTGTACTCCTACTACCTGGGAGCCAAGCAGAACGACGCCTTCACCAC GCTGGAGGAGAGCTTCAAGACCCTGTTCTGGGCTATATTTGGACTGTCGGAGGTCAGGTCTGTTGTAATCAACAACGGACACAAATTCATTGAGAACATTGGCTACGTCCTGTACGGGGTGTACAACGTCACCATGGTGATCGTGCTGCTCAACATGCTCATCGCCATGATCAACAGTTCCTTCCAGGAGATTGAG GACGATGCCGATGTTGAGTGGAAGTTTGCTCGAGCCAAGCTGTGGTTCTCCTACTTCGAGGAGGGCCGGACGCTCCCGGTGCCCTTTAACCTGGTGCCCAGCCCAAAGTCCATGCTGGGGCTGGTCACGGCCATCAAGTCCCTGCTCCTGCAGTTCGCTGAGCGGCACATTGTGGAGAAAACAGAGACACAACTTAACCAG CTTGGTGAGAGCAAAAATTCAGGATACGGTGCTTCTACGAGCCCGACCAGATATCAG AAGATCATGAAGCGTCTGATAAAACGGTACATCATCAAAGCTCAAGCAGACAGAGAAAGCGACGAGATCACCGAAG GTGAGCTGAAAGAAATCAAGCAGGACATCTCCAGTCTGCGGtacgagctgctggaggagaaggcgCAGAACATGGAGACGCTGGACGGGCTGCTGAGGAGGCTGGGAGAGATCAGCACGCCGGCACCGTAG
- the angptl5 gene encoding angiopoietin-related protein 5 has product MMWTTAVLLLLSPHLLSSADKGSSGNQSDVAGEDILDAPAKGHKPFSEVKGRDTCSIPCDITVKLLRDEKHSICGQLQQSLLAFGRSTRKLIRDVMEEQQRALDILSTQVAELMTKVQTLSSEVQRSNVEMYSIKPVQSHGRDCSDIKDSLVSVVPKIPSGIYIVHPENTDSSFEVFCEMDYMGGGWTVMQRRTEGLTDFKRPWASYVDGFGHLAGEHWLGLKKVFHIVNQKDARFQLHIALVSHDDVTSYASYDDFRLDNETQFFSIHLGRYAGSAGDAFRGYDQEQNQDTAPFSASDVDNDGCNPSCTFQNSTVESCSLRHNQTGWWFNQCGLANLNGSPEDAEQNGGLRMHILWDTWRQSGVPYNIKSVTMKIRRIATNN; this is encoded by the exons ATGATGTGGACAAcagctgtcctcctgctgctttcgCCTCATCTGCTTTCCTCCGCA GACAAAGGAAGCAGCGGCAACCAATCGGATGTAGCCGGTGAGGACATTTTAGACGCTCCCGCCAAAGGCCACAAACCTTTCAGCGAGGTCAAAGGTCGGGACACGTGCTCCATCCCGTGCGACAtcacagtgaagctgctgcgAGATGAAAAACACTCCATTTGTG gtcaGCTGCAGCAGTCTCTGCTGGCGTTTGGCCGCAGCACCCGGAAGCTGATCAGGGAcgtgatggaggagcagcagagggctcTGGACATCCTCAGCACTCAG GTGGCGGAGCTGATGACCAAGGTGCAGACGCTGAGCTCTGAGGTTCAGAGAAGCAACGTTGAGATGTACTCCATAAAGCCTGTTCAGTCTCATG GACGAGACTGCAGCGACATCAAGGACAGCCTTGTGTCTGTTGTCCCCAAGATTCCCAGTGGGATTTACATCGTCCATCCAGAAAACACGGACTCCTCTTTTGAG gttttctgTGAGATGGACTACATGGGAGGAGGATGGACTGTGATGCAGAGGAGGACCGAGGGACTAACGGACTTCAAACGGCCGTGGGCCAGTTACGTTGATGGCTTCGGACATCTAGCAG GCGAGCACTGGCTGGGCCTGAAGAAAGTGTTTCATATAGTAAATCAAAAAGACGCCCGCTTTCAGCTTCACATCGCTCTGGTCTCCCACGATGACGTGACCTCCTACGCTTCGTACGATGACTTCCGCCTCGACAACGAAACACAGTTCTTCAGCATACACCTGGGCAGATACGCAGGCAGTGCTG GTGATGCATTCCGTGGCTACGACCAGGAGCAGAATCAGGACACGGCTCCCTTCAGCGCCTCGGACGTGGACAACGACGGCTGCAATCCCTCCTGCACGTTCCAAAACTCCACGGTGGAGAGCTGCAGCCTTCGGCACAACCAGACGGGGTGGTGGTTCAACCAGTGCGGCCTGGCCAACCTCAACGGCTCCCCGGAGGACGCCGAGCAGAACGGCGGGCTGAGGATGCACATCCTGTGGGACACCTGGAGGCAGAGCGGAGTGCCGTACAACATCAAGTCAGTCACAATGAAGATCAGGAGGATTGCAACTAATAACTGA
- the birc2 gene encoding baculoviral IAP repeat-containing protein 2 isoform X2 produces METLVQLKNNQFLMGLCRNGPPPDLQYDNSSELFRISTFARFPASAVTERSLARAGWFYTGVGDRVQCFRCNVTAEGWQAGDCPTEKHRQLSPTCSFIQSLPSTANLLSSSHSAFSPLRIAPAIPLSGPGPAAPFPPVSQGEEPVGYLNMAFTALPPSSPLSSRGVEDMSHQRPTCHNPSMRREQDRLDSFHSWTLSIITPAELAKAGFYYLGQGDRVACFSCGGQLSNWEPGDRAVSEHQRHYPNCRFVRGDRADNVSLAGAAATASLAATSQLSSGAVALSNVSNPSMQQSDERLITFVNWPTRIPVRPDQLAKAGFYYVGRNDDVKCFCCDGGLRCWESGDDPWVEHAKWFPRCEYLLQEKGQDFVHQIQARFPRLFEQLLTNGDSSSREFVDPPVVHLAPGEERSEDAVMMNTPVIKSALEMGFERSLVKQTVQSKILTSGENYRTVQELVSDLLSAEDQKREEEREMLAEAMASDGFTFVKRHQAALIQRLKSVEPVLDHLREQNVLSAEEFSGLQAQTSAQQQTARLIELVLTKGNAAAEVFRNWIQKNDVHLLRDLMDLPMEEQLRRLQEERTCKVCMDKEVNIVFIPCGHLVVCKECAPSLRKCPICRGLVKGTVRTFLS; encoded by the exons aTGGAAACTCTCGTTCAACTCAAAAACAACCAATTTTTGATGGGACTATGTCGAAATGGGCCTCCACCCGATCTACAGTATGACAACTCCTCAG AGCTCTTCCGCATCTCTACCTTTGCTCGTTTCCCCGCTTCGGCAGTCACAGAGCGAAGTCTGGCGAGGGCAGGTTGGTTCTACACTGGCGTGGGCGACCGTGTGCAGTGCTTCAGGTGTAACGTGACCGCGGAGGGCTGGCAGGCCGGAGATTGCCCAACGGAAAAGCACAGACAGCTCTCTCCCACCTGCTCCTTCATCCAGAGCCTGCCTTCCACAGCCAAtctgctctcttcctctcactcCGCCTTCTCCCCACTTCGCATCGCTCCAGCTATACCG CTTTCTGGTCCAGGCCCGGCCGCTCCCTTCCCGCCAGTGAGCCAGGGTGAAGAACCAGTCGGCTACCTGAACATGGCCTTCACTGCCCTGCCTCCCTCCAGCCCCCTGAGCTCTCGTGGCGTAGAGGACATGTCCCACCAGAGACCCACGTGTCACAACCCCAGCATGCGCCGGGAGCAGGACAGACTGGATTCTTTCCACTCCTGGACGCTCTCCATCATCACTCCCGCAGAGCTGGCCAAGGCGGGGTTCTACTACCTGGGTCAGGGCGACCGAGTGGCCTGCTTCAGCTGCGGAGGGCAG CTGAGTAACTGGGAACCAGGAGACAGAGCCGTATCCGAGCACCAGAGGCATTATCCAAACTGCCGCTTCGTGCGGGGCGACCGGGCTGACAACGTGTCGCTGGCCGGAGCCGCAGCAACCGCCTCTCTGGCGGCAACTTCGCAGCTGTCATCAGGAGCCGTCGCCCTCAGCAACGTGTCGAATCCCTCCATGCAGCAGAGCGACGAGAGGCTGATCACGTTTGTCAACTGGCCGACTCGTATCCCTGTGCGGCCCGACCAGCTGGCCAAAGCCGGCTTCTACTATGTCG GTCGCAACGACGACGTCAAGTGTTTCTGCTGCGATGGAGGTCTGCGATGCTGGGAGTCTGGAGATGATCCGTGGGTCGAACATGCCAAATGGTTTCCTCG GTGTGAGTATTTGCTACAGGAGAAAGGACAAGACTTTGTTCACCAGATCCAGGCTCGTTTTCCTCGTTTGTTTGAGCAG CTTTTAACGAACGGAGACAGCAGCTCAAGAGAGTTTGTGGATCCGCCAG TGGTTCACCTCGCTCCAGGAGAGGAGCGCTCCGAGGACGCCGTCATGATGAACACCCCAGTGATTAAATCTGCGTTAGAGATGGGCTTCGAGCGCAGCCTGGTCAAGCAGACGGTCCAGAGTAAGATCCTGACCAGTGGAGAGAACTACAGGACCGTCCAGGAGCTGGTTTCAGACCTGCTGAGTGCTGAAGACCAGAAACGTGAAGAAGAACGGGAGATGCTGGCAGAGGCGATGGCATCAG atgGTTTCACATTTGTGAAGAGGCACCAGGCAGCATTGATCCAGCGTCTGAAGAGTGTCGAGCCGGTCTTGGACCATTTGAGAGAGCAAAACGTCTTAT ctgctgaggagttCAGTGGTCTTCAGGCTCAGACGTCGGCCCAGCAGCAGACGGCCCGGCTCATCGAGCTCGTCCTCACCAAGGGAAACGCCGCCGCCGAGGTCTTCCGCAACTGGATCCAGAAAAACGACGTCCACCTGCTCAGAGACCTCATGG ACCTCCCGATGGAAGAGCAGCTGCGtcgcctgcaggaggagcgaACCTGCAAGGTGTGCATGGACAAAGAGGTCAACATTGTCTTCATCCCATGTGGACACCTGGTGGTGTGCAAGGAGTGTGCACCATCTCTGCGAAAGTGCCCGATCTGCAGAGGCCTTGTTAAAGGCACAGTTCGAACCTTCCTCTCCTAA
- the LOC115395890 gene encoding transcriptional coactivator YAP1-like isoform X2: MDAHRDAPPAGQQIVHVRGDSQRELEALFSAVINPSKAARQPSSLPMRMRKLPDSFFRQPDPRGHSRQASSDGGVCGSLTPHHVRAHSSPASLPVNSLSTQAADVAAAPIIPDDMPLPHGWEMAKTPTGQRYFLNHLEKTTTWHDPRLAQLQSAATQHPISGTPIHAHSLSNPAPTTQAQSINPETAQKMNPGLLGLAMQQRQEKERLRCKQGLPPQEAGGRSQMPGGMDHDRSSQTLVPPLDVRIRAPSYEPTLNGAHSRNESTDSGLSVSSLPRTSDHMLSSVDQMDTGEGSDPPSMALQESMPVLPMSEGEELMPCIPEGLSSDLLMDMETVFSGSHMDKDSLLTWL; the protein is encoded by the exons ATGGACGCGCACCGCGACGCGCCCCCGGCCGGGCAGCAGATCGTGCACGTCCGCGGGGACTcgcagagggagctggaggcccTGTTCAGCGCCGTGATCAACCCCAGCAAGGCGGCCCGGCAGCCGTCCTCCCTGCCCATGAGGATGAGGAAGCTGCCGGACTCCTTCTTCAGGCAGCCGGACCCCCGAGGCCACTCCAGACAA GCCAGTTCGGATGGGGGTGTGTGCGGCTCCCTCACCCCTCATCACGTCCGCGCCCATTCCTCGCCCGCCTCCCTCCCAGTCAACTCGCTCTCCACTCAAGCGGCGGATGTGGCAGCGGCGCCGATCATACCTGACGACATGCCACTCCCCCACGGTTGGGAAATGGCCAAGACGCCTACCGGCCAGCGCTATTTCCTCAA TCACCTGGAGAAGACAACCACCTGGCACGACCCCCGCCTGGCGCAGCTGCAGTCGGCTGCGACGCAGCACCCGATCTCCGGCACTCCGATCCATGCCCACTCGCTCAGCAACCCAGCCCCCACCACGCAAGCACAAAGCATCAATCCAGAGACAG CCCAGAAAATGAACCCTGGTCTCCTTGGGTTGGCAATGCAGCAACGGCAGGAAAAGGAAAGGCTCAGGTGCAAGCAAGGCCTCCctccacag gaggcaggaggacggAGCCAGATGCCCGGCGGGATGGACCACGACAGGAGCTCGCAAACACTCGTCCCACCTCTGGATGTCAGGATTAGAGCCCCGAGCTACGAACCCACCCTCAATGG CGCTCACTCTCGCAACGAGAGCACCGACAGCGGGCTGAGCGTCAGCAGCCTTCCCCGCACGTCGGACCACATGCTGAGCTCCGTGGATCAAATGGACACTG GTGAGGGCAGTGACCCCCCCTCGATGGCCCTGCAGGAGTCTATGCCGGTGCTGCCCATGTCTGAGGGCGAGGAGCTCATGCCCTGCATTCCCGAGGGTCTGAGTTCAGACCTTCTGATGGACATGGAGACTGTTTTCTCGGGGTCGCACATGGACAAAGACAGCCTGCTCACCTGGCTAtag
- the rpl23a gene encoding large ribosomal subunit protein uL23, which produces MHDTAGNPAASSFLNMAPKAKKEAVPAKTEAKSKALKAKKAVLKGVHSQRKKKIRTSPTFRRPKTLRLRRQPKYPRKSAPRRNKLDHYAIIKFPLTTESAMKKIEDNNTLVFIVDVKANKHQIKHAVKKLYDIDVAKVNTLIRPDGEKKAYVRLAPDYDALDVANKIGII; this is translated from the exons ATGCATGACACTGCAGGAAACCCCGCTGCATCTTCCTTTCTCAACATGGCACCGAAGGCGAAGAAGGAAG CTGTCCCTGCCAAGACTGAGGCCAAGTCAAAGGCCCTGAAGGCCAAGAAGGCTGTGCTCAAAGGTGTACAcagtcagaggaagaagaagatcaGGACTTCTCCCACCTTCCGTCGCCCCAAAACCCTGCGTCTCCGCAGACAGCCCAAGTATCCTCGCAAGAGTGCTCCTCGCAGGAACAA GCTGGACCACTATGCCATCATCAAGTTCCCCTTGACAACAGAGTCTGCAATGAAGAAGATTGAAGACAACAACACACTTGTGTTCATCGTGGACGTCAAGGCAAACAAGCATCAGATCAAACACGCTGTCAAGAAACTGTATGACATCGACGTCGCCAAAGTCAACACCCTCATCAG GCCTGATGGTGAGAAGAAGGCGTACGTACGTCTGGCACCAGATTATGATGCGTTGGATGTTGCAAACAAG ATTGGCATCATCTAA
- the LOC115395890 gene encoding transcriptional coactivator YAP1-like isoform X1 has product MDAHRDAPPAGQQIVHVRGDSQRELEALFSAVINPSKAARQPSSLPMRMRKLPDSFFRQPDPRGHSRQASSDGGVCGSLTPHHVRAHSSPASLPVNSLSTQAADVAAAPIIPDDMPLPHGWEMAKTPTGQRYFLNHLEKTTTWHDPRLAQLQSAATQHPISGTPIHAHSLSNPAPTTQAQSINPETGPLPEGWEQAVTADGEVYYIDHINKTTTWVDPRLAQKMNPGLLGLAMQQRQEKERLRCKQGLPPQEAGGRSQMPGGMDHDRSSQTLVPPLDVRIRAPSYEPTLNGAHSRNESTDSGLSVSSLPRTSDHMLSSVDQMDTGEGSDPPSMALQESMPVLPMSEGEELMPCIPEGLSSDLLMDMETVFSGSHMDKDSLLTWL; this is encoded by the exons ATGGACGCGCACCGCGACGCGCCCCCGGCCGGGCAGCAGATCGTGCACGTCCGCGGGGACTcgcagagggagctggaggcccTGTTCAGCGCCGTGATCAACCCCAGCAAGGCGGCCCGGCAGCCGTCCTCCCTGCCCATGAGGATGAGGAAGCTGCCGGACTCCTTCTTCAGGCAGCCGGACCCCCGAGGCCACTCCAGACAA GCCAGTTCGGATGGGGGTGTGTGCGGCTCCCTCACCCCTCATCACGTCCGCGCCCATTCCTCGCCCGCCTCCCTCCCAGTCAACTCGCTCTCCACTCAAGCGGCGGATGTGGCAGCGGCGCCGATCATACCTGACGACATGCCACTCCCCCACGGTTGGGAAATGGCCAAGACGCCTACCGGCCAGCGCTATTTCCTCAA TCACCTGGAGAAGACAACCACCTGGCACGACCCCCGCCTGGCGCAGCTGCAGTCGGCTGCGACGCAGCACCCGATCTCCGGCACTCCGATCCATGCCCACTCGCTCAGCAACCCAGCCCCCACCACGCAAGCACAAAGCATCAATCCAGAGACAG GTCCACTGCCTGAAGGCTGGGAGCAGGCTGTGACTGCAGATGGAGAGGTGTACTACATCGATCACATAAATAAGACCACCACATGGGTCGACCCGCGTCTAG CCCAGAAAATGAACCCTGGTCTCCTTGGGTTGGCAATGCAGCAACGGCAGGAAAAGGAAAGGCTCAGGTGCAAGCAAGGCCTCCctccacag gaggcaggaggacggAGCCAGATGCCCGGCGGGATGGACCACGACAGGAGCTCGCAAACACTCGTCCCACCTCTGGATGTCAGGATTAGAGCCCCGAGCTACGAACCCACCCTCAATGG CGCTCACTCTCGCAACGAGAGCACCGACAGCGGGCTGAGCGTCAGCAGCCTTCCCCGCACGTCGGACCACATGCTGAGCTCCGTGGATCAAATGGACACTG GTGAGGGCAGTGACCCCCCCTCGATGGCCCTGCAGGAGTCTATGCCGGTGCTGCCCATGTCTGAGGGCGAGGAGCTCATGCCCTGCATTCCCGAGGGTCTGAGTTCAGACCTTCTGATGGACATGGAGACTGTTTTCTCGGGGTCGCACATGGACAAAGACAGCCTGCTCACCTGGCTAtag
- the birc2 gene encoding baculoviral IAP repeat-containing protein 2 isoform X1, translated as METLVQLKNNQFLMGLCRNGPPPDLQYDNSSELFRISTFARFPASAVTERSLARAGWFYTGVGDRVQCFRCNVTAEGWQAGDCPTEKHRQLSPTCSFIQSLPSTANLLSSSHSAFSPLRIAPAIPLSGPGPAAPFPPVSQGEEPVGYLNMAFTALPPSSPLSSRGVEDMSHQRPTCHNPSMRREQDRLDSFHSWTLSIITPAELAKAGFYYLGQGDRVACFSCGGQLSNWEPGDRAVSEHQRHYPNCRFVRGDRADNVSLAGAAATASLAATSQLSSGAVALSNVSNPSMQQSDERLITFVNWPTRIPVRPDQLAKAGFYYVGRNDDVKCFCCDGGLRCWESGDDPWVEHAKWFPRCEYLLQEKGQDFVHQIQARFPRLFEQLLTNGDSSSREFVDPPVVHLAPGEERSEDAVMMNTPVIKSALEMGFERSLVKQTVQSKILTSGENYRTVQELVSDLLSAEDQKREEEREMLAEAMASDGFTFVKRHQAALIQRLKSVEPVLDHLREQNVLSAEEFSGLQAQTSAQQQTARLIELVLTKGNAAAEVFRNWIQKNDVHLLRDLMAQSNEAASPSQDLSDLPMEEQLRRLQEERTCKVCMDKEVNIVFIPCGHLVVCKECAPSLRKCPICRGLVKGTVRTFLS; from the exons aTGGAAACTCTCGTTCAACTCAAAAACAACCAATTTTTGATGGGACTATGTCGAAATGGGCCTCCACCCGATCTACAGTATGACAACTCCTCAG AGCTCTTCCGCATCTCTACCTTTGCTCGTTTCCCCGCTTCGGCAGTCACAGAGCGAAGTCTGGCGAGGGCAGGTTGGTTCTACACTGGCGTGGGCGACCGTGTGCAGTGCTTCAGGTGTAACGTGACCGCGGAGGGCTGGCAGGCCGGAGATTGCCCAACGGAAAAGCACAGACAGCTCTCTCCCACCTGCTCCTTCATCCAGAGCCTGCCTTCCACAGCCAAtctgctctcttcctctcactcCGCCTTCTCCCCACTTCGCATCGCTCCAGCTATACCG CTTTCTGGTCCAGGCCCGGCCGCTCCCTTCCCGCCAGTGAGCCAGGGTGAAGAACCAGTCGGCTACCTGAACATGGCCTTCACTGCCCTGCCTCCCTCCAGCCCCCTGAGCTCTCGTGGCGTAGAGGACATGTCCCACCAGAGACCCACGTGTCACAACCCCAGCATGCGCCGGGAGCAGGACAGACTGGATTCTTTCCACTCCTGGACGCTCTCCATCATCACTCCCGCAGAGCTGGCCAAGGCGGGGTTCTACTACCTGGGTCAGGGCGACCGAGTGGCCTGCTTCAGCTGCGGAGGGCAG CTGAGTAACTGGGAACCAGGAGACAGAGCCGTATCCGAGCACCAGAGGCATTATCCAAACTGCCGCTTCGTGCGGGGCGACCGGGCTGACAACGTGTCGCTGGCCGGAGCCGCAGCAACCGCCTCTCTGGCGGCAACTTCGCAGCTGTCATCAGGAGCCGTCGCCCTCAGCAACGTGTCGAATCCCTCCATGCAGCAGAGCGACGAGAGGCTGATCACGTTTGTCAACTGGCCGACTCGTATCCCTGTGCGGCCCGACCAGCTGGCCAAAGCCGGCTTCTACTATGTCG GTCGCAACGACGACGTCAAGTGTTTCTGCTGCGATGGAGGTCTGCGATGCTGGGAGTCTGGAGATGATCCGTGGGTCGAACATGCCAAATGGTTTCCTCG GTGTGAGTATTTGCTACAGGAGAAAGGACAAGACTTTGTTCACCAGATCCAGGCTCGTTTTCCTCGTTTGTTTGAGCAG CTTTTAACGAACGGAGACAGCAGCTCAAGAGAGTTTGTGGATCCGCCAG TGGTTCACCTCGCTCCAGGAGAGGAGCGCTCCGAGGACGCCGTCATGATGAACACCCCAGTGATTAAATCTGCGTTAGAGATGGGCTTCGAGCGCAGCCTGGTCAAGCAGACGGTCCAGAGTAAGATCCTGACCAGTGGAGAGAACTACAGGACCGTCCAGGAGCTGGTTTCAGACCTGCTGAGTGCTGAAGACCAGAAACGTGAAGAAGAACGGGAGATGCTGGCAGAGGCGATGGCATCAG atgGTTTCACATTTGTGAAGAGGCACCAGGCAGCATTGATCCAGCGTCTGAAGAGTGTCGAGCCGGTCTTGGACCATTTGAGAGAGCAAAACGTCTTAT ctgctgaggagttCAGTGGTCTTCAGGCTCAGACGTCGGCCCAGCAGCAGACGGCCCGGCTCATCGAGCTCGTCCTCACCAAGGGAAACGCCGCCGCCGAGGTCTTCCGCAACTGGATCCAGAAAAACGACGTCCACCTGCTCAGAGACCTCATGG CACAGTCAAACGAAGCTGCATCACCAAGTCAAGATCTTTCAG ACCTCCCGATGGAAGAGCAGCTGCGtcgcctgcaggaggagcgaACCTGCAAGGTGTGCATGGACAAAGAGGTCAACATTGTCTTCATCCCATGTGGACACCTGGTGGTGTGCAAGGAGTGTGCACCATCTCTGCGAAAGTGCCCGATCTGCAGAGGCCTTGTTAAAGGCACAGTTCGAACCTTCCTCTCCTAA